The proteins below come from a single Diadema setosum chromosome 21, eeDiaSeto1, whole genome shotgun sequence genomic window:
- the LOC140244768 gene encoding uncharacterized protein, which translates to MTSRKRILDQGVVTISHYFKEKKDSDPKMDFSDATTEKATQEHSDSDNAHGLTDSAVHTVVNPLHRDLEGTSPGASAESPPRSSLEKKRRVDGEKSTTDDLLATLIHKIDEMNSNLTSRLDTALGKIETNEKEISNLKEEQESCRFDIKQLQDQVNKQEKENMKLRERLVDLTAREMRNTAVFYGFPEGAENAGKCEQLIKEFAKSNMQMEGVVSIERAHRTGRIRPKPGPPRPVVVAFSRYTTRQTVISSARRYLKERPFQHNGKDHQIFVDEMLPVEVRESRRKLLPLKRKLKEEDPKRKVYFKYPARLFYRETESGKEVEYKQHTTR; encoded by the coding sequence ATGACATCGAGAAAAAGGATCTTAGACCAAGGAGTCGTTACAATCTCCCAttatttcaaggaaaagaagGATTCTGACCCTAAGATGGATTTTAGCGACGCTACTACGGAGAAGGCTACGCAAGAGCACAGTGACAGTGATAATGCACACGGCCTAACTGACTCTGCAGTGCACACGGTAGTGAATCCACTTCACCGAGATCTGGAGGGAACCAGCCCGGGCGCGTCGGCGGAATCACCTCCACGCTCCTCGCTTGAGAAAAAACGACGAGTAGACGGGGAGAAGTCAACCACAGATGATCTACTCGCGACCCTTATCCACAAGATAGACGAAATGAACTCCAATCTCACATCAAGGTTGGACACAGCTCTTGGTAAGATTGaaacaaatgagaaagaaatcaGTAACTTGAAAGAGGAGCAAGAGTCGTGCCGTTTTGATATCAAACAGTTACAGGACCAAGTAAACAAGCAAGAAAAGGAGAATATGAAATTGAGAGAGCGTCTTGTTGACCTCACTGCGAGAGAGATGAGGAATACGGCTGTGTTTTACGGGTTTCCCGAAGGTGCTGAAAACGCTGGGAAGTGTGAGCAATTGATCAAAGAATTTGCCAAgtcaaatatgcaaatggaagGTGTAGTGAGCATTGAAAGAGCTCATCGCACAGGCCGCATCAGGCCAAAACCCGGCCCTCCTCGCCCAGTTGTGGTAGCTTTCAGTAGATACACAACCAGACAAACAGTGATCAGCAGTGCCCGCAGATATTTGAAGGAGAGGCCTTTTCAGCACAACGGAAAGGATCACCAGATATTTGTCGATGAGATGCTGCCGGTGGAAGTGCGAGAAAGCCGGAGGAAATTGCTGCCACTGAAACGAAAGCTGAAAGAGGAGGACCCAAAGCGAAAGGTGTACTTCAAATATCCGGCGCGATTGTTTTACAGGGAGACTGAGAGCGGAAAAGAAGTGGAGTACAAGCAGCACACCACAAGATAG